One Bos indicus isolate NIAB-ARS_2022 breed Sahiwal x Tharparkar chromosome 22, NIAB-ARS_B.indTharparkar_mat_pri_1.0, whole genome shotgun sequence DNA window includes the following coding sequences:
- the GP9 gene encoding platelet glycoprotein IX, whose translation MPAWVALLLFWAAAEASEDCPAACACRALDTMGLQVDCRGRGLEVLPALPAPTRELLLTNNSLQSVPPGAFDHLPQLQALDLAHNPWRCDCGLVYLRLWLEDRAPEQLLRLRCAGPAHAADRTPAQLSGSELGGCGWTLRESWAGPGSWWDAALVVVAALGLALLVSLLCTIPVPRASPR comes from the coding sequence ATGCCCGCGTGGGTGGCGCTGCTGTTGTTCTGGGCGGCCGCCGAGGCCTCCGAGGACTGCCCGGCCGCGTGCGCCTGCCGTGCGCTGGACACCATGGGGCTGCAGGTGGACTGCCGCGGCCGCGGGCTCGAGGTGCTCCCCGCCCTGCCGGCCCCCACGCGCGAGCTCCTGCTGACCAACAACAGCCTGCAGAGCGTGCCCCCCGGCGCCTTCGACCACCTGCCGCAGCTGCAGGCCCTGGATCTGGCGCACAACCCGTGGCGCTGCGACTGCGGCCTCGTCTACCTGCGCCTCTGGCTGGAGGACCGAGCGCCCGAGCAGCTGCTGCGCCTGCGCTGCGCCGGCCCCGCCCACGCCGCGGACCGCACGCCCGCCCAGCTCAGCGGCTCGGAGCTGGGCGGCTGCGGCTGGACCCTGCGCGAGTCCTGGGCTGGCCCGGGGTCCTGGTGGGACGCGGCGCTGGTCGTCGTGGCCGCGCTGGGCCTGGCTCTCCTGGTGAGCCTGCTGTGCACCATCCCGGTGCCCCGGGCCAGCCCCCGGTAG
- the EFCC1 gene encoding EF-hand and coiled-coil domain-containing protein 1 yields the protein MEGAASDPYRRPARRTQWLLSALAHHYGLDRGVENEIVVLATGLDQYLQEVFHHLDSRGAGRLPRADFRALCAVLGLRFEGAAAPGEASGDTAAGDTNSGDVISGDAAAGEAAEWDEDAEEEARLALRAEPPELTFRQFHARLCGYFGTRAGPRLPRGALSEHIETQIRLRRPRRRRRRAARPPGPDGGPDGERLARLEEENSSLRELVEDLRAALQSSDARCLALQVGLWKSQAGAQEAARGEPEAAARELRQARGALAAAEAQAGRLRRGQAEVRRRAEEARAAVLRSLGRVRELEALARQMPGLQRGLRLLEGELRRYRSEGTQLPGPSRASPEPDTKSSEPEDGEARGPEPPPEGAWGSGNSPASRPPGPARASPGLDEQLFRSVEGQAASDEEDDREKWQEAQRLPAEVTALLAGLSGCGSGLEQTLESSPPCASTLLHCRRDDQTAKKLMTYCSHLGGANHAHALGQLETCVAMLVEQLGSRGCGAKTLRTPEEEAELQRKVGENESLRQELQMVEAERVRLSLLEEKLEDVLGLLQRLRDLNISKKALGKILLSTLDACRDPAHDGPSGPLAVLEALHRALAGCELLRREPSAPASTAPALTHSFPISG from the exons ATGGAAGGCGCGGCGAGTGACCCGTACCGGCGGCCGGCGCGGCGCACGCAGTGGCTCCTGAGCGCCCTGGCGCACCACTACGGGCTGGACCGCGGCGTGGAGAACGAGATCGTGGTGCTGGCCACCGGCCTGGACCAGTATCTGCAGGAGGTCTTCCACCACCTGGACAGCCGAGGGGCCGGCCGCTTGCCCCGCGCCGACTTCCGCGCGCTCTGCGCGGTGCTGGGACTGCGCTTCGAGGGGGCTGCAGCCCCCGGAGAGGCCTCCGGAGATACGGCCGCCGGAGACACGAACTCTGGGGACGTGATCTCGGGGGACGCGGCCGCTGGGGAGGCCGCCGAATGGGACGAGGATGCCGAGGAGGAGGCGCGCCTGGCGCTGCGCGCGGAGCCGCCCGAGCTCACCTTCCGCCAGTTCCACGCGCGCCTCTGCGGCTACTTCGGCACCCGCGCCGGGCCCCGTCTGCCCCGCGGCGCTCTGAGCGAGCACATCGAGACGCAGATCCGCCTGCGCCGCCCGCGCCGTCGCCGCCGCCGAGCTGCCCGCCCGCCCGGCCCCGACGGCGGCCCCGACGGCGAGCGCTTGGCGCGGCTGGAGGAGGAAAACAGCAGCCTGCGCGAGCTGGTGGAGGACCTGCGGGCCGCGCTGCAGAGCAGTGACGCGCGCTGCCTGGCGCTGCAG GTCGGCCTCTGGAAGAGCCAGGCGGGCGCCCAGGAGGCGGCGCGCGGCGAGCCCGAGGCGGCGGCGCGGGAGCTGCGGCAGGCGCGGGGCGCGCTGGCGGCGGCCGAGGCCCAAGCGGGGCGGCTGCGCCGGGGCCAGGCCGAGGTGCGGCGGCGCGCGGAGGAGGCCCGGGCGGCGGTGCTCCGCAGCCTGGGGCGCGTCCGCGAGCTCGAGGCGCTGGCGCGCCAGATGCCCGGCCTGCAGCGCGGGCTGCGGCTGCTGGAGGGCGAGCTGCGGCGCTACAG GTCAGAGGGCACCCAGCTCCCAGGCCCATCACGAGCCAGCCCAGAGCCCGACACCAAGAGCAGCGAACCCGAGGATGGTGAGGCCAGAGGCCCAGAGCCCCCTCCAGAGGGAGCCTGGGGGTCCGGCAACAGCCCAGCGAGCAGACCCCCGGGCCCAG CCCGTGCTTCTCCAGGGCTGGATGAGCAGCTGTTCCGCTCGGTCGAGGGCCAGGCCGCCTCTGATGAGGAGGACGACCGCGAGAAGTGGCAGGAGGCGCAGCGGCTGCCGGCCGAGGTCACAGCACTGCTGGCTGGTCTCTCCGGCTGCGGGAGCGG GCTGGAACAGACTTTGGAAAGCAGCCCCCCCTGTGCCAGTactctccttcactgcaggcgcGATGACCAGACGGCCAAGAAGCTCATGACTTACTGCAGCCACTTGGGCGGTGCCAACCATGCCCACGCCCTGGGGCAGCTGGAGACCTGTGTTGCCATGCTGGTGGAGCAGCTGGGGTCCCGGGGCTGTGGTGCAAAGACTCTGAGGACGCCTGAGGAGGAG GCAGAGCTGCAGCGGAAGGTGGGTGAGAACGAGAGCCTGCGGCAGGAGCTGCAGATGGTGGAGGCGGAGAGGGTGCGGCTGTCCCTGCTGGAGGAGAAGCTGGAGGACGTGCTGGGGCTCCTGCAGAGGCTCCGCGACCTG aacatATCGAAAAAAGCCCTGGGGAAGATTTTGCTGAGCACGCTGGATGCTTGCAGGGACCCCGCACACG ACGGGCCGTCTGGCCCCTTGGCCGTGCTGGAAGCCCTGCACCGAGCTTTGGCTGGCTGTGAGCTCCTGCGTAGAGAGCCCTCGGCCCCTGCCTCCACAGCCCCGGCCCTTACCCACTCCTTCCCCATCTCCGGCTGA